In one window of Euwallacea similis isolate ESF13 chromosome 4, ESF131.1, whole genome shotgun sequence DNA:
- the Nup58 gene encoding nuclear pore complex protein Nup58, with protein sequence MASGFSFGVKTTPAPTLTTPTFSFGSSAQAPTLSLALPTAATPATGSLFSTPTPGAGLLGSTTTSTAPTLSFMASSNTTTTMPAATSGFGFGTATTTGNFGFGLPQPAVAAAAPSATTVSLGFGVSTAAATSISAVTTSTPVGLGGVATLNQSKVAVTTQKEVAPKDQPLPNEVLQTVEQLKEFVKQQKVHSSDISRCSIRDFRKVEQEIDQLSSNLNEIEKWLKKHRQMAEKLKFDTVRTVQSVEMAQRTHDTPPGLQYENMAPLKFFFSLADQFENDMQNLKVQIDTVEKFVKSHMNPDPLMPQDLAMGMRRLHETFVALAGRLQSVHTQVESRKESYMNIRKHLLQDNSNPFEKLAKGSTHHMTFVPTSPKVATGPTPFNALTLSNMTSTTAQQPTAQPPAYPGPNTSVPGTGFGTTGFALPLGNTQAANSSLFGSTSFNQSTSLANSFQLQKPPTGNKRGKI encoded by the exons ATGGCCAGTGGCTTCTCTTTTGGTGTCAA AACCACCCCAGCTCCAACCTTAACTACACCGACCTTTTCTTTTGGGAGCTCAGCTCAAGCCCCCACATTATCACTTGCTCTTCCAACAGCTGCAA CCCCAGCCACTGGCTCATTATTTTCAACGCCAACTCCAGGGGCTGGTTTATTGGGTTCAACAACCACCTCAACAGCACCAACTTTATCATTCATGGCTTCTTCAAATACTACCACTACAATGCCAGCTGCCACTAGTGGATTTGGTTTTGGGACAGCAACAACAACAGGAAATTTCGGATTTGGACTTCCACAACCTGCAGTAGCCGCAGCTGCACCATCAGCCACCACTGTATCCCTGGGTTTTGGAGTTTCTACTGCAGCTGCAACCTCTATATCAGCAGTAACAACTTCCACACCTGTGGGTTTAGGTGGCGTGGCCACATTAAATCAATCAAAAGTAGCAGTGACAACTCAAAAAGAGGTTGCTCCCAAAGATCAACCTTTACCCAATGAGGTCCTACAAACTGTAGAACAGCTTAAGGAGTTTGTTAAACAACAGAAAGTGCATAGTTCGGATATTTCACGTTGTTCCATAAGGGATTTCCGAAAGGTGGAGCAGGAAATTGATCAGTTAAGCAGCAATTTAAATGAGATTGAGAAGTGGCTAAAGAAGCATAGACAAATGGCtgagaaattgaaatttgatacaGTAAGGACTGTTCAAAGTGTGGAGATGGCTCAGAGGACCCATGACACACCTCCAGGATTGCAGTATGAAAACATGGCCCCATTAAAATTCTTCTTCAGTTTGGCTGATCAGTTTGAGAATGACATGCAAAACTTGAAAGTGCAAATTGACACTGTtgagaaatttgttaaaagtCACATGAACCCTGACCCGTTGATGCCCCAAGATTTGGCCATGGGGATGAGAAGGTTACATGAGACTTTTGTTGCTTTAGCAGGACGATTGCAATCTGTGCATACTCAAGTAGAGTCACGAAAAGAAAGCTACATGAATATTCGCAAGCATTTGCTGCAGGACAATAGCAACCCCTTTGAGAAGCTGGCCAAAGGGTCTACCCATCATATGACTTTTGTACCAACCTCTCCGAAAGTAGCCACAGGACCAACACCTTTTAATGCTCTTACTTTGAGTAATATGACATCTACAACAGCACAACAGCCTACAGCACAACCTCCAGCATATCCGGGACCTAACACCAGTGTTCCTGGAACTG GTTTTGGGACCACTGGATTCGCTCTCCCATTGGGTAATACGCAGGCCGCAAACTCGTCTTTGTTTGGCTCCACTAGTTTCAATCAATCCACTTCACTTGCCAACTCCTTCCAGCTACAGAAACCTCCCACCGGAAATAAACGTGGCAAGATATAA
- the LOC136408467 gene encoding monocarboxylate transporter 5-like: MKVKEKAQESYYPDGGYGWVIVGAIMLINVSLLTLVPCFGLIFAQEFKEWGVTSTQTSFLLHLHSSLYCSLGFFTSPFLKLYGMKPVALFGAALMCLGILLSSFATSYLYLIGSTSVLIGVGQGIIMPATYLGTYTYFKKRLTIAVSLTITSASLSPIVIPKVCDVMLTLVGRKYTVLLLFGISMFSFIGCLLLKPVQKKDSKTEEMVEVNSAVPTATQQEAATLLQDDQKDPVYKDTTLPKKPNTAMSIGLKLFDIFDLHLLHNTPLVIMIVGLGVSFAAELNIILMLQFMLGNLSLFDRSDIAIAASIQSVADIGGRLVIPMCVHYFKVHAKLTYAGALVVAILTRTVLATWPTQKVVVYVVVIAIGLTKGTRAVFQSVLLPNYVDLDKITAANGISMLFTGIVSLIVGPLIGLVRDVSGSIIYALHSASLLSGLCVVMWIIEYFFRERKNPAQVLAK; this comes from the exons ATGAAGGTAAAAGAGAAGGCCCAGGAGTCTTATTACCCTGATGGGGGATATGGTTGGGTGATAGTTGGGGCAATTATGTTAATTAAT GTGAGCCTCCTAACTCTAGTACCATGTTTTGGGTTGATATTTGCACAGGAATTTAAGGAATGGGGCGTTACCAGTACCCAAACATCATTTCTACTACACTTGCATAGTTCCTTGTATTGTTCACttg GCTTCTTTACAAgcccttttttaaaactatatgGAATGAAGCCAGTGGCCCTCTTTGGGGCTGCACTCATGTGCCTTGGTATTCTCTTGAGTAGTTTTGCGACGTCGTATCTTTACCTGATAGGTTCTACGTCCGTTCTAATAG GCGTGGGTCAGGGAATCATCATGCCGGCGACCTACTTGGGCACctatacatatttcaaaaaaagacTGACTATAGCTGTAAGTTTGACGATTACAAGTGCCAGCTTATCCCCAATAGTGATACCAAAAGTTTGTGATGTTATGCTCACTCTTGTGGGCAGAAAGTACACGGTATTACTCCTATTTGGAATTTccatgttttcttttattggtTGTCTGTTATTGAAACCTGTTCAGAAGAAGGACTCAAAGACTGAAGAAATGGTGGAAGTGAATAGTGCTGTTCCTACAGCCACTCAGCAG GAAGCCGCCACTCTTCTGCAAGACGACCAAAAGGACCCCGTTTACAAAGACACTACACTACCTAAAAAGCCCAACACTGCCATGTCCATAGGGCTGAaactttttgacatttttgaccTGCATCTACTGCACAATACTCCTCTAGTCATAATGATTGTCGGCTTAG GAGTGTCCTTTGCCGCCGAACTGAACATAATACTGATGCTGCAGTTCATGCTGGGCAATTTGTCGTTGTTTGATAGGAGCGACATTGCGATAGCTGCCTCAATTCAAAGTGTGGCGGACATTGGCGGTAGATTGGTGATACCCATGTGCGTGCACTATTTTAAAGTACACGCAAAACTCACGTACGCCGGTGCGTTGGTGGTTGCCATTCTGACCAGAACTG TGCTAGCTACATGGCCTACGCAAAAAGTTGTAGTTTACGTTGTCGTGATCGCCATAGGCCTCACCAAAGGCACAAGAGCTGTATTTCAATCGGTGCTGCTCCCCAACTATGTCGATCTGGACAAAATTACCGCTGCCAATGGAATCAGCATGCTTTTCACCGGGATTGTTTCATTGATAGTCGGCCCTTTAATAG gatTGGTGAGGGATGTGTCGGGATCTATAATTTATGCCCTGCACTCCGCCTCCCTTTTGTCAGGATTGTGCGTGGTGATGTGGATCATCGAGTACTTTTTCCGAGAGAGGAAAAATCCCGCTCAAGTTTTAGCCAAATAA
- the LOC136408455 gene encoding ATP-binding cassette sub-family G member 4, translating into MEPVFMEASTQEKNGKVSMVVKQPQQQQDEENPHVGFTLVPSESPVDIKFENVTFTATEGNFLKGRTQKQILHKVNGRFPSGQLIALMGPSGAGKSTLLNVLSGYSIQGVGGKVLINGSPRKLKAFRRLSCYITQDDRLQPLLTVSENMHISADLKLPSSTSEEEKQRVIDLILKTLGLSETKETMTQRLSGGQKKRLSIALELVSNPLVMFLDEPTTGLDSSSCKQCLELLKLLAGQGRTIVCTIHQPSATLFQMFDQVYVLSEGRCLYQGGTPNMIPFFQDIGFPCPKFHNPADYVIELACGEYQTEAHEKIETMVATSRNGDCLKYFQDSEKILNTGFSGSAMFEDETGTLQATSKLHQLKVLLKRGYIKSKRDQTLTYLRIAVNVLTALMLGTLYFKAGIDGSKVLDNYNLLFSILMHHTFSTMMLTILTFPTEMSILIKEHFNRWYSLKMYYTSVTIIDIPLSALCCFIFTSIIYYMTAQPFDNTRFTMFFVTSLLVVFVTQSFGLVIGAYFNVVDGTFLGPTLTVPMMMFAGFGVSLRDLPSYLYWGSYVSFLRFGLEGVVGAIYGLERPTIDCPEDQYCHYRYPKKFLADVAVKSDQFSNDVIALVLFWFVLRTLAFVVLKYKLHSVR; encoded by the exons ATGGAACCCGTATTCATGGAAGCTTCCACTCAGGAAAAGAACGGGAAAGTGTCGATGGTGGTCAAGCAGCCGCAGCAGCAGCAGGACGAAGAGAACCCTCACGTGGGGTTCACTTTAGTGCCGTCCGAGTCTCCGGTGGACATCAAGTTCGAGAACGTGACCTTTACCGCAACAGAAGGAAATTTCCTCAAAGGAAGAA CCCAAAAACAAATTCTTCATAAGGTGAATGGCAGATTCCCCTCGGGACAATTGATCGCCCTTATGGGCCCCTCCGGTGCCGGTAAAAGTACGCTGCTCAATGTCTTGAGCGGATACAGCATTCAAGGG GTAGGGGGAAAAGTTTTGATCAATGGAAGCCCCAGAAAGCTCAAGGCTTTCAGGCGATTATCTTGCTATATCACTCAGGACGACCGTTTGCAGCCTTTGCTGACTGTGAGCGAAAACATGCACATTTCAGCCGATCTCAAATTGCCCTCCAGTACCAGTGAAGAAGAGAAACAGCGTGTT ATTgacctaattttaaaaacattaggCCTCAGTGAAACCAAGGAGACGATGACGCAACGTCTTTCTGGCGGTCAAAAGAAGAGGCTCTCCATAGCTCTGGAATTGGTGAGCAACCCTTTGGTCATGTTTCTTGACGAACCTACCAC AGGTCTGGACAGTTCGTCCTGCAAACAATGCCTCGAACTACTAAAACTTCTGGCCGGGCAAGGACGAACGATAGTTTGCACCATACATCAACCTTCGGCTACCCTCTTCCAAATGTTCGATCAAGTTTACGTGCTATCTGAAGGCAGATGTCTCTACCAAGGCGGCACCCCCAACATGATCCCCTTTTTCCAGGACATTGGATTTCCATGCCCCAAATTCCACAATCCGGCCGATTATGTAATTGAATTGGCTTGTGGAGAGTACCAAACTGAGGCCCACGAAAAGATCGAAACCATGGTGGCGACTTCGCGAAACGGGGACTGTCTGAAATACTTCCAAGACTCCGAGAAAATTCTCAACACCGGCTTTTCGGGGAGTGCCATGTTCGAGGACGAAACGGGCACTTTGCAGGCCACCTCGAAACTGCACCAACTCAAGGTTTTACTTAAAAGGGGCTACATAAAGTCCAAGCGCGATCAAACGTTGACTTATCTCCGAATCGCTGTGAACGTGCTGACCGCCTTAATGTTGGGGACTTTGTATTTTAAGGCTGGAATAGATGGATCCAAAGTACTGGACAACTATAATTTACTGTTTTCTATACTCATGCACCACACGTTTTCCACGATGATGCTGACTATATTGACAT TTCCCACGGAAATGAGCATTCTAATTAAAGAGCATTTCAATCGATGGTACTCCTTGAAGATGTACTACACGTCTGTGACAATTATTGACATACCGCTCTCG gCGCTTTGCTGCTTCATCTTCACCTCCATAATCTACTACATGACGGCGCAGCCCTTCGACAATACCCGCTTCACCATGTTTTTCGTTACCAGTTTGTTGGTGGTGTTTGTAACCCAAAGTTTCGGTTTAGTGATTGGGGCCTACTTCAACGTTGTG GATGGCACTTTCTTGGGGCCCACTCTGACGGTGCCCATGATGATGTTCGCCGGCTTCGGCGTGTCCCTCAGAGACTTACCCTCATACTTGTATTGGGGCAGTTACGTGTCCTTTTTGAGGTTCGGCCTAGAGGGGGTCGTGGGTGCCATATACGGCTTGGAAAGACCCACCATCGATTGCCCGGAGGACCAATATTGCCATTACCGGTATCCCAAAAAATTCCTCGCCGATGTTGCGGTGAAATCCGACCAGTTCAGCAACGACGTCATTGCGTTAGTTTTGTTCTGGTTCGTGTTGAGAACTTTAGCGTTCGTAgtattaaaatacaaattacacAGTGTTAGATAG